In Deltaproteobacteria bacterium, the genomic window AGGCGCTCGCCAAGTCGGACGACTGACCCGGGATCTCTCCTGAACCTCGAGAAGTACAGAACGCTCTTCGTCGACGAGGCGGGCGACCATCTCCAGGAGATGGGCCGCGCGCTCGCCGCGCTCTCGGCCGGCGACGAGCCGATCGAGAGCGCGATCGACACGCTCTTCCGCATGGCCCACTCGATCAAGGGCATGGCGGCGTCGCTCGACTACGACGCGATCGCGTCGCTCTCGCACCGGCTCGAGGACTGGATGGAGCCGCTTCGCGCGGGCGCGGAGTTCGACCGCTCCCAGCTCGATCTTCTCGCCGAGGCGATCTCCTCGCTCGAGGAGATGGTCGCCCGCGTGGACGAGAACGGCACCCCTGACCCGGCGCGCGAGGATCTGCTGCTGCGGCTCGCGCAGAAATCCGAGGCGGCCACCGCGATCCAGCCCGGGCTCAAAAAAAAACTCCCGAGACCGCGGCAGCGCCGCTCCCTCGCACGGTTCGCGTTCGCACGGAGGCGATCGACCGCTTCCTGGCCGCGGTAGGCGTGCTGATGCAGGGCCAGTCGCGCCTCGAGGAGCTGCACCGCCGCGCGCCCTACTGGGACGGCCAGGGCGCGTTCGTCGACGAGCTCGACCAGCTCGCGCGCGTCGTGCGCGACCTGCGCCGCCACGCGCTCGACATCCGCATCACTCCGGTCCGCCGCGTGCTCGAACGGCTGCCGCGCGTGGCCCAGGATCTTGCGCGCGAGCTCGGAAAGCTCGTGCGCGTGGAGCTCGTCGGTGAGGAGGTCGAGGTCGACCGGGCGGTGCTCGATCACCTGGACGATTCGCTCCTGCACCTGGTGCGAAACGCGATCGACCACGGGCTCGAGAACGAGGCCGAGCGCAGAGCCGCCGGCAAGGACGCGATCGGGACGCTGCGCATGCGCGCGTCGCGGGTCGGCGGGCGCCTGCAGATGAGGCTCGAAGAGGACGGCCGCGGAATCGACGTCGAGAAGGTGCGCAGGCGCGCGATCGAGCGCGGTCTGCTGCTCGAGATGGTGGCCGAGGATCTGCCGGCCGGGCGAATCCTCGAGTTCATCTTCGAGCCAGGCATCTCCACACGCGACAGCGTCAGCGACATCTCCGGGCGGGGCGTCGGGCTCGACGCCGTGAAGCGGCAGCTGGAGGCGCTCGGCGGGACGATCTCGGTCGAGAGCGCGCCAGGAAAGGGAACCGCGTTCCTGCTCGATCTGCCCGCGATGGTCGCCTTGCAGCGGGTGCTCGTGCTGCTGGTCTCGGGCGAGCGCGTGGCGCTGCCGATCGCGGCTGTCGAGGCGGTGCTCTCGGTCGAGGAGGCCGCCGTCGAGCGCGCCGGTGTCGACGCGTTCTTCATGCTGAAGGAGGAGCCGCTTCCGCTGCTCGATCTCGGGCCGCGCCTCGGCGTGGACCCGACCCGCGCGGACGGAGGCTGCGTCGTCGTGGTGGAGGCGCGCGGCTTCAAGCTCGGCCTGCTCGTCGACCGCGTGGTCGACGACCTGGAGGTCTTCGTGCGCGAGACGCCGCCGCCCCTGCGCGCGCTCGCGTCCCTGGGCGGTGTCGCGATCCTGCGCGACGGCGCCCCTGTCTTCCTGCTCGAGATCGGCTCGCTCGTGGAGAACTTCCCGTGAGCGCGTCAGCGGATCGCATCGCCGAGATCGCGAACATCTGCGCGGGCCATGCCTCGAGCGCGCTCGCGGACCTGCTCGACGCGACGCTGCTCTTCGAGCCTCCGACGGTCCACGCGCTGCCCGAGGGGCGACCGCTCGAGACGCTCTTCGCGCGCGAGGACCGGGTCGCCGCCGTGTTCGTCGAGCTCGAGGGCGTGCTGCGCGCGGATGCCGCGCTCCTGCTCTCGGCGAGCGCGGTCGAGGAGGTCCTGGCGCGCGTGGCCGGGAAGAGCGCCGACGAGACCAGCGCGGGCTCGACGCTCACGGTGCTCGCAGAGGTGGGGAACATCGCGCTCTCCGCTGCGGCGAACGCGCTCGCGGTTCTGCTCGGCGAGCGCTCGCTTCCGTCGGTGCCGCGCGCGGCCTACGCGCGCGAGGGAACGCTCTCGATGCGCGAGCTCGGTCGCGGCGCGGATCGTGCACGCTCCGTCGTGGTCGTGGAGCTGGTCGAGCGTTCCGGGCCGCTGCGCCTGCACTTCGTGCTGGTGCCCAGGGACGAGGCGATCGACTAGACTCGGCGCGGAATGGACCGCGACCGATTGAACGCGCTACTGGACGGCTTCGCGCGCGGGGATCTCGAGCGCGACGAGCTGGTCGAGATGCTCGCGAGGCTGCCGTTCCAGGCGCTCGGCGATGCGCGCGTCGACACCCATCGCTCGCTCCGAAACGGCGTTCCCGAGGTGGTCCTGGGCGAAGGAAAGACGGTCGACCAGATCGCGCGGATCGTTCGGGTGCTGCGCGATGCGGGCGGGGACGTGCTCGTGACGCGCGTCTCGGCCGAGCAGGCGCGCGCGCTGATTGCGGCGGTGCCCGGACTCGAGCATCTCGCCGCGGGGCGCCTGCTGGTGCTGCGGCAGACGCCGCTCGTTCCGCGCGGACGCGGCGTGATCGCGGTCGTCTCCGCGGGAACCTCCGACCTGCCCGTCGCCGAGGAGGCCGCGCTCGTCGCGGAGCACTTCGGCAACAAGGTCGAGCGCGTCTACGACTCCGGCGTATCGGGTCTGCACCGGCTGCTGGCCTCGCTCGAGACGCTGCGCGGCGCCTCGGTCGTGATCGCGGTCGCGGGAATGGAAGGGGCGCTCGCCTCGGTCGTCGGTGGGCTCGTCGCCGTGCCGGTGATCGCGGTGCCGACGAGCATCGGCTATGGTGCGTCCTTCGGCGGTGTCGCGGCGCTGCTCGCGATGCTGAACTCCTGCGCCGCGAACGTCACGGTGGTGAACATCGACAATGGCTTCGGAGCCGCGTACGTCGCGTCGCTCGTCAATCGCGCCTAGGCACGGCGCGCGCGCGGATCGCGCGCTCCACTTCGACTGCTTCTCCGGCGCCTCCGGAAACATGCTTCTCGGCGCCCTGCTCGAAATCGGCGCTCCGGTGTCCGCGGTGCGCGCGGCGCTCGCCGGGCTCGGGGTCGGGCCGATCCGGATGCGACTCTCGCACGTCGCGCGCGGGGCGATCCGTGCACGCCACGTCGGGTTCTCGACCCGCGAGCGCGGTCACGAAGGCCGGCCCTTCCGCGCGGTCCGGGCGATTCTGCGCAAGGCGCGAATCGAGCCGCGCGTGCGCGAGCGCAGCGTCGAGGTGTTCGAGCGACTCGCGCGCGCCGAGGGACGGATCCACGGCGTGCCGATCGAACGCGTGCACTTCCACGAGGTCGGCGCGATCGACGCGCTCGGAGACGTCGTCGGGGTCTGCGCGGCGGTCGAGTCGCTCGGGGTCGGGAGCGTCAGCTGCACTCCGCTTCCGCTCGGCCGCGGCGCGGTCGACACCGAGCACGGGCCGATCCCGCTCCCCGCGCCCGCGACGCTCGAGCTGCTGCGCGGCGTGCCCACCGTTCCGCTCGACGTCCGCTGGGAGACGGTGACACCGACCGGTGCCGCGCTGCTCGCGACCCTCGTCGGCGAATTCGGCCCGATGCCCGCGCTTCGTCCGCTGGCGCAGGGCTTCGGCGCCGGAGAGGACCGCGCGGGGCCGCTGCCCAACGTGCTGCGTGCCGTGCTCGGAGAGCTCGAGCCGGAGCTGGGACGCGACCATGTCGCGCTTCTCGAGACCAACCTCGACGACATGAGCCCGGAGCACCTGCCCTTCCTGATGGAGCGGCTTCTCGACGACGGGGCGCTCGACGTCTCGCTCGTGCCGCAGCTGATGAAGAAGGGCCGTCCGGGCCAGCTCCTGCGCGTGCTGGCGCGACCGCCCGACGCGGAGCGGCTCGCGCGCCGGGTGCTCTCGGATTCGACCGCGCTCGGCGTGCGCGTGCAGCTCGTGCCCCGGCTCGTGCGGGCTCGAAGCGCGCGCTCGGTGCAGACACCGTACGGGGTGATTCGCGTCAAGCTCGCCGGAGGCGCGAGGGAGGGGATCCGAGTGAAGCCGGAGTACGAGTCCTGCGCGCGCGCCGCGCGCCGGCACCGGGTTTCGATCGAGAGCGTCGCGCGTGCGGCGGATCTCGCGGCGCGGGGGCTGCCTTGAAGGCGGACG contains:
- the larB gene encoding nickel pincer cofactor biosynthesis protein LarB; this encodes MDRDRLNALLDGFARGDLERDELVEMLARLPFQALGDARVDTHRSLRNGVPEVVLGEGKTVDQIARIVRVLRDAGGDVLVTRVSAEQARALIAAVPGLEHLAAGRLLVLRQTPLVPRGRGVIAVVSAGTSDLPVAEEAALVAEHFGNKVERVYDSGVSGLHRLLASLETLRGASVVIAVAGMEGALASVVGGLVAVPVIAVPTSIGYGASFGGVAALLAMLNSCAANVTVVNIDNGFGAAYVASLVNRA
- the larC gene encoding nickel pincer cofactor biosynthesis protein LarC; translated protein: MASEPRTSRRSSIAPRHGARADRALHFDCFSGASGNMLLGALLEIGAPVSAVRAALAGLGVGPIRMRLSHVARGAIRARHVGFSTRERGHEGRPFRAVRAILRKARIEPRVRERSVEVFERLARAEGRIHGVPIERVHFHEVGAIDALGDVVGVCAAVESLGVGSVSCTPLPLGRGAVDTEHGPIPLPAPATLELLRGVPTVPLDVRWETVTPTGAALLATLVGEFGPMPALRPLAQGFGAGEDRAGPLPNVLRAVLGELEPELGRDHVALLETNLDDMSPEHLPFLMERLLDDGALDVSLVPQLMKKGRPGQLLRVLARPPDAERLARRVLSDSTALGVRVQLVPRLVRARSARSVQTPYGVIRVKLAGGAREGIRVKPEYESCARAARRHRVSIESVARAADLAARGLP